A single genomic interval of Mycolicibacterium holsaticum DSM 44478 = JCM 12374 harbors:
- the proS gene encoding proline--tRNA ligase, whose translation MPVLTPAADDFPRWYQDVLTKAKLAENGPARGTMVIRPNGYAIWERMQAEIDARIKAAGAQNAYFPLLIPMSFFEREAEHVEGFSPELAVVTHGGGKELAEPLAIRPTSEAVIGEYMAKWVDSYRDLPLLLNQWANVVRWELRPRTFLRTTEFLWQEGHTAHAHEHDARDYARTILRDVYHDFLRNVLAVPVLVGRKTARERFAGAANTMTCEGIMRDGKALQMATSHELGQRFSRAFNITYASATGSTELCWTTSWGASTRMLGGLIMCHGDDHGLVVPPALAPVQVAVVVVKDIDGAVTRAGSALAERLRAAGARVRLDADVEQAFGWRATDWDLQGVPIRVELGPRDLDGNAAVLYRRDTREKTTVGLDGVVDAVLRLLGDIQQNMLAAAGARTEARITDCATLDEAREAAQTGVARVPWEVVGPGGEEDLAASGVTVRCLQREDGSLPDADDDAGALAYAARAY comes from the coding sequence ATGCCGGTGCTGACGCCTGCGGCCGACGACTTCCCCCGCTGGTATCAGGACGTGCTGACCAAGGCCAAGCTGGCGGAGAACGGTCCGGCGCGCGGAACCATGGTGATCCGGCCCAACGGCTACGCGATCTGGGAACGGATGCAGGCCGAGATCGACGCGCGGATCAAGGCGGCAGGCGCGCAGAACGCCTACTTCCCGCTGCTGATCCCGATGAGCTTCTTCGAACGCGAAGCCGAGCACGTCGAAGGCTTCTCGCCCGAGCTGGCCGTCGTCACCCACGGCGGCGGCAAGGAGCTGGCCGAGCCGCTGGCGATCCGCCCGACCAGTGAAGCCGTGATCGGTGAGTACATGGCCAAGTGGGTCGACAGCTACCGCGACCTGCCGCTGCTGCTCAACCAGTGGGCCAACGTCGTGCGGTGGGAACTGCGGCCGCGAACTTTCTTGCGTACCACCGAGTTTCTGTGGCAGGAAGGTCACACCGCGCACGCACACGAACACGACGCGCGCGACTACGCCCGCACCATCCTGCGCGACGTGTACCACGACTTCCTGCGCAATGTGCTGGCCGTGCCCGTGCTCGTGGGGCGCAAGACCGCCAGGGAGCGCTTCGCCGGGGCGGCGAACACGATGACGTGCGAGGGCATCATGCGCGACGGCAAGGCGCTGCAGATGGCCACCTCGCACGAACTCGGGCAGCGCTTCAGCCGGGCCTTCAACATCACTTACGCCAGCGCGACCGGCTCCACCGAGCTGTGCTGGACCACCTCATGGGGTGCGTCGACGCGAATGCTGGGCGGCCTGATCATGTGCCACGGCGACGACCACGGGCTCGTCGTCCCACCGGCGCTGGCACCGGTGCAGGTCGCGGTCGTGGTGGTCAAGGACATCGACGGCGCGGTCACCCGGGCCGGTTCGGCGCTGGCGGAGCGGCTGCGGGCCGCCGGGGCGCGGGTGAGGCTGGACGCCGACGTCGAGCAGGCGTTCGGCTGGCGTGCCACCGACTGGGATCTGCAGGGCGTGCCGATCCGCGTCGAACTCGGCCCCCGCGACCTCGACGGCAACGCGGCGGTGCTCTACCGGCGCGACACCCGCGAGAAGACCACGGTGGGCCTCGACGGCGTCGTCGACGCGGTGCTGCGGTTGCTCGGGGACATCCAGCAGAACATGCTCGCGGCGGCCGGCGCCCGCACCGAGGCGCGGATCACCGACTGCGCGACCCTCGACGAGGCGCGCGAGGCCGCGCAGACCGGCGTCGCCCGGGTGCCATGGGAGGTGGTCGGTCCCGGCGGCGAAGAGGATCTGGCCGCTTCGGGTGTGACGGTCCGGTGCCTGCAACGTGAGGACGGGTCACTGCCCGACGCGGATGACGACGCAGGCGCGCTGGCCTACGCCGCGCGCGCCTACTGA
- a CDS encoding sensor histidine kinase, translated as MRWQPTVQGWQNLVLSIMGIVVLGGAIGVVLLLDRTDDASWRLTDEIQPARIAAYQLQAALRDQETAVRGYTIAANPQFLDPYYTGQNAEFAAAQDIRRYLGNRAELLADLDAVEQAAAAWRSSYVEPLINSVRPGALNVPDTVLAEGGKAQFDALRGLFDVQNQHLAETRQAAVDRIEQMQMWRDGILLAVVAAILLTVIVLALLVRAAVTRPLDALARSCRVITSGNFDEKIVPRGPRDIRAIASDVEDMRQRIIAELDTTRSARTQLAEQALDLQRSNAELEQFAYVASHDLQEPLRKVAAFCQLLEKRYRDKLDERGMEYIGFAVDGAKRMQVLINDLLTFSRVGRLNATSDVVELSDTLDVALGNLSTIIEESGAQIERRGQPLPRVTGDPTLLTMLWQNLIGNAVKFHREGLTPRIIVECEVGAGDRDDTWLITVTDNGIGIPEEFADKVFVIFQRLHGRDVYTGTGIGLALCKKIVEHHGGSIWIDTSFTGGTRFRFTIPVAVDEPVAASMEGSTQ; from the coding sequence ATGAGATGGCAGCCGACGGTGCAGGGCTGGCAGAACCTGGTGCTGTCGATCATGGGCATCGTGGTACTCGGCGGGGCGATCGGCGTTGTGCTGCTGCTCGACCGCACTGACGACGCATCGTGGCGACTGACCGACGAGATCCAACCCGCACGCATCGCGGCCTACCAGTTGCAGGCCGCGCTGCGCGATCAGGAAACCGCGGTGCGCGGCTACACCATCGCGGCCAACCCCCAGTTCCTCGACCCGTACTACACCGGGCAGAACGCTGAATTCGCTGCAGCACAAGACATTCGCCGATATTTGGGGAACCGCGCCGAACTTCTCGCCGATCTCGATGCTGTCGAACAGGCCGCGGCGGCGTGGCGGTCGTCGTATGTAGAGCCGCTCATCAACAGCGTGCGGCCCGGCGCGCTGAACGTGCCCGACACCGTGTTGGCCGAGGGCGGCAAGGCGCAGTTCGACGCGCTTCGAGGGTTGTTCGACGTGCAGAACCAGCATTTGGCCGAGACCCGGCAAGCGGCCGTCGACCGCATCGAGCAGATGCAGATGTGGCGCGACGGAATCCTGCTCGCCGTGGTCGCGGCGATCCTGCTGACCGTCATCGTGCTGGCACTTTTGGTGCGCGCGGCGGTCACCCGTCCGCTGGACGCGCTCGCGCGCTCGTGCCGGGTCATCACCAGCGGCAACTTCGACGAGAAGATCGTGCCGCGCGGGCCCAGGGACATCCGTGCCATCGCGTCGGACGTCGAGGACATGCGCCAGCGGATCATCGCCGAACTCGACACCACCCGCTCGGCCCGCACGCAGCTGGCAGAGCAGGCCCTCGACCTGCAGCGGTCCAACGCCGAACTCGAGCAGTTTGCCTACGTCGCGTCACACGATCTGCAGGAGCCGCTGCGCAAGGTGGCCGCGTTCTGCCAGCTGCTGGAAAAGCGCTACCGCGACAAGCTCGACGAACGCGGCATGGAGTACATCGGGTTCGCCGTCGACGGCGCCAAACGGATGCAGGTCCTGATCAACGATCTGCTCACGTTCTCGCGGGTGGGCCGGCTCAACGCGACATCCGATGTGGTCGAGTTGAGCGATACGTTGGACGTCGCGCTCGGCAACCTGTCCACCATCATCGAGGAATCCGGGGCCCAGATCGAGCGTCGGGGACAGCCGCTTCCGCGGGTCACCGGGGACCCGACGCTGTTGACGATGCTGTGGCAGAACCTGATCGGCAACGCGGTGAAGTTTCACCGTGAAGGGCTGACGCCGCGCATCATCGTCGAGTGTGAAGTGGGTGCAGGCGACCGGGACGACACCTGGCTGATCACGGTCACCGACAACGGGATCGGTATCCCAGAGGAATTCGCGGACAAGGTGTTCGTGATCTTCCAGCGCCTGCACGGCCGCGACGTCTACACCGGAACCGGCATCGGGCTCGCGTTGTGCAAGAAGATCGTCGAACACCATGGCGGCAGCATCTGGATCGACACCTCCTTCACCGGCGGCACGCGATTTCGCTTCACCATCCCCGTCGCTGTAGACGAACCCGTCGCAGCCAGCATGGAAGGATCCACCCAATGA
- a CDS encoding saccharopine dehydrogenase family protein, which translates to MRILLIGAGGVGAAFCAIAARRDFFDRVVVGDYDQTRARQAADAVADPRFSAVHVDASSADAVTELVRGHDITHVMNAVDPRFVLPIFTGALAGGAHYLDMAMSLSQRHPERPFEKTGVKLGDAQFAQDAQWRDADRLALVGIGVEPGLSDVFARYAADHLFTDIDELGTRDGSNLTVAGYDFAPSFSIWTTIEECLNPPVIWEADRGWFTTEPFSEPEVFDFPDGIGPVECVNVEHEEVLLMPRWVKCRRATFKYGLGEEFIGVLKTLHKLGLDRTETVKVGPVEVSPRDVVAACLPDPAALGPKMRGKTCAGLWVTGTGRDGNPRSTYLYHVVDNEWSMAEYGHQCVVWQTAINPVVALELLADGTWGGSGVLGPEAFDAAPFLELLTAYGSPWGQQEL; encoded by the coding sequence ATGCGAATCCTGCTGATCGGCGCCGGCGGCGTCGGGGCGGCGTTCTGCGCGATCGCCGCTCGACGCGACTTCTTCGACCGGGTCGTGGTCGGTGACTACGACCAGACCCGGGCGCGCCAGGCCGCCGACGCGGTCGCCGATCCACGGTTCAGCGCCGTGCACGTGGACGCGTCGTCCGCGGACGCGGTGACCGAACTCGTGCGGGGCCATGACATCACCCACGTGATGAACGCCGTCGACCCGAGGTTCGTGCTGCCGATCTTCACCGGAGCGCTGGCCGGCGGCGCGCACTACCTCGACATGGCGATGAGCCTCTCGCAACGCCATCCCGAGCGGCCGTTCGAAAAGACCGGCGTCAAACTCGGCGACGCGCAGTTCGCCCAGGACGCCCAGTGGCGCGACGCGGACCGGCTCGCCCTCGTCGGGATCGGCGTGGAGCCCGGCCTCTCGGACGTGTTCGCGCGATACGCCGCCGATCATCTGTTCACCGACATCGACGAACTGGGCACCCGGGACGGGTCGAACCTGACCGTAGCCGGCTACGACTTCGCGCCGTCGTTCTCGATCTGGACCACCATCGAGGAATGCCTGAACCCACCGGTCATCTGGGAAGCCGACCGCGGCTGGTTCACCACCGAACCCTTCAGTGAGCCAGAGGTTTTCGACTTTCCCGACGGCATCGGGCCCGTCGAATGCGTCAACGTCGAGCACGAGGAGGTGCTGCTGATGCCGCGCTGGGTCAAATGCCGACGCGCGACGTTCAAGTACGGCCTCGGCGAGGAGTTCATCGGCGTGCTCAAAACACTGCACAAGCTCGGCCTGGACCGTACCGAGACAGTGAAGGTCGGTCCGGTCGAGGTCAGCCCGCGCGACGTGGTGGCCGCCTGCCTGCCCGACCCGGCCGCGCTCGGCCCCAAGATGCGCGGCAAGACGTGTGCGGGGCTGTGGGTGACCGGCACCGGCAGGGACGGCAACCCCCGATCGACCTACCTGTACCACGTCGTCGACAACGAATGGTCGATGGCCGAGTACGGCCACCAGTGTGTGGTCTGGCAGACCGCGATCAATCCCGTTGTTGCCCTTGAACTTCTGGCCGACGGCACCTGGGGTGGCAGCGGTGTGCTCGGGCCCGAGGCGTTCGACGCGGCGCCGTTTCTGGAGTTGCTGACGGCCTACGGCTCACCGTGGGGACAACAGGAACTCTGA
- a CDS encoding ATP-binding protein, translated as MGIEAQRRRPDPLRMEVPATADQLAEIRRRVSSWLEPLVSGAAAADIVLAVNEACSNCIEHAYRDGPPGLIEVEASVEPDSSGWQVAICVADFGTWRAPPSQPTTRGRGLAIMSALSDDVDLERTSAGTTVRITFALAAVGGDGQRPGSRTT; from the coding sequence GTGGGCATCGAGGCGCAGCGTCGGCGGCCGGATCCACTGCGGATGGAAGTGCCGGCAACCGCGGATCAACTGGCCGAGATCCGTCGTCGCGTGTCGAGTTGGCTCGAGCCGCTGGTGTCGGGGGCTGCTGCCGCCGACATCGTGCTCGCCGTCAACGAAGCCTGCAGCAACTGCATCGAGCATGCGTACCGCGACGGCCCACCCGGCCTGATCGAGGTCGAGGCCTCGGTCGAGCCCGATTCGTCCGGCTGGCAGGTTGCGATCTGCGTCGCAGACTTCGGCACCTGGCGCGCCCCGCCCAGCCAGCCGACCACCCGCGGCCGGGGCCTTGCGATCATGTCGGCGCTCAGCGATGACGTCGACCTCGAGCGCACATCGGCGGGCACGACGGTGCGCATCACCTTCGCGCTGGCCGCGGTCGGCGGGGACGGTCAGCGGCCGGGCAGCCGCACCACCTGA
- a CDS encoding lipoprotein LpqH: protein MRILWLFGAVVLVLAGCSSGPPEYQPGPGELVAGTAEVAVNGQEPETTAAVRCDSTGPLTTITTGNETSGVTAMVSNEDALKAESIRINEVGGFTGSYNAGLGDPADVTMTGRTYEITGTAEGFDTDNPSFRVPGTFAIRVSC from the coding sequence GTGAGAATCCTGTGGCTTTTCGGTGCGGTCGTGCTGGTGCTCGCCGGGTGCTCGTCGGGCCCGCCGGAGTATCAGCCAGGACCCGGCGAATTGGTCGCCGGCACGGCGGAAGTGGCGGTCAACGGCCAGGAACCCGAGACCACCGCGGCCGTGCGGTGCGACTCGACCGGTCCGTTGACGACGATCACCACCGGCAACGAGACGTCGGGGGTGACGGCCATGGTGTCCAACGAGGACGCGCTGAAGGCGGAGAGCATCCGCATCAACGAGGTCGGCGGTTTCACCGGCAGCTACAACGCCGGGCTGGGCGACCCCGCCGATGTCACGATGACCGGGCGCACGTACGAGATCACCGGAACCGCCGAGGGATTCGACACCGACAACCCGAGTTTCCGGGTCCCCGGCACCTTCGCGATCCGGGTGTCCTGCTGA
- a CDS encoding nucleoside deaminase — protein sequence MRTTDEELIRAALDAARGAGPRDVPIGAVIIGPDGAELARAANAREALGDPTAHAEIVAMRAAAAALGDGWRLAGTTLAVTVEPCTMCAGALVMARVARLVFGAWEPKTGAAGSLWDVVRDRRLTHRVQVRGGVLAEECAAPLEQFFAGQRFGRENFR from the coding sequence GTGAGGACGACGGACGAAGAGCTCATCCGCGCCGCGCTCGATGCCGCGCGCGGTGCGGGACCCCGTGACGTGCCGATCGGCGCGGTGATCATCGGGCCCGACGGCGCCGAGTTGGCCCGCGCCGCCAACGCCCGCGAAGCGCTGGGTGACCCGACCGCGCACGCCGAGATCGTCGCGATGCGGGCCGCCGCGGCTGCCCTCGGCGACGGCTGGCGGCTGGCGGGCACCACGCTCGCGGTCACCGTCGAGCCCTGCACGATGTGCGCGGGAGCGCTGGTCATGGCGCGGGTGGCGCGGCTGGTGTTCGGGGCCTGGGAACCGAAGACGGGGGCGGCGGGCTCATTGTGGGACGTGGTCCGCGACCGGCGGTTGACGCATCGCGTGCAGGTGCGCGGCGGGGTGTTGGCCGAGGAGTGCGCCGCGCCGCTCGAGCAGTTCTTCGCTGGGCAGCGATTCGGGCGTGAAAACTTTCGCTGA
- a CDS encoding PP2C family protein-serine/threonine phosphatase: MRALYDPESAGGDVISTGGSSRPFSVLLVEDDRADAVLVQELVSDADAAIRMTWAKSIEQAEQELVVGRPDCVLLDLNLPDAEGIKALDRIAKHDATLPIVVLTGLNDEHFGVSALAAGAQDYLVKGRVEPEALHRALLYAMERKRAELTAVELHASELRAEENARLERGLLPSPLLSDQPGVDIVAQYRPSRQHALLGGDFYDFIQTPDRTVHVMVGDVAGHGPDEAALGVALRIGWRALTFAGLRGNRRMRELERILSTERPGSSIFATVVSVAMEPDGLGYDVVSAGHPGMLLHGPGTVEWIQPECGPALGLNGYEWPLNRYQLPDGHGLVLLTDGLFEGRSGRGRERLGEEGLLELARGYAHLPPAEFVSALIDDVEQRAQSVGGISDDIAVVRVARTAS; the protein is encoded by the coding sequence GTGCGTGCGCTTTACGACCCCGAGTCAGCGGGTGGCGATGTGATTTCGACGGGCGGCAGCAGCCGGCCATTCTCAGTGCTCCTCGTCGAGGACGACCGAGCTGACGCGGTGTTGGTCCAGGAACTGGTCAGCGACGCCGACGCCGCGATTCGAATGACGTGGGCCAAATCGATCGAACAGGCCGAGCAGGAACTTGTCGTCGGCCGGCCCGACTGCGTGCTGCTGGACCTGAACCTGCCTGACGCCGAGGGCATCAAGGCGTTGGACCGGATCGCCAAACACGACGCCACGCTGCCGATCGTCGTGCTGACCGGCCTGAACGACGAACACTTCGGGGTGTCCGCGCTGGCCGCCGGCGCCCAGGACTATCTGGTCAAGGGCCGGGTCGAACCCGAGGCGTTGCACCGCGCGCTGCTCTATGCGATGGAACGCAAACGCGCCGAGTTGACCGCCGTCGAACTGCACGCCAGCGAGCTGCGGGCCGAGGAGAACGCCCGGCTGGAGCGCGGCCTGCTGCCCTCACCGCTGTTATCGGACCAACCCGGGGTCGACATCGTCGCCCAGTACCGACCCAGCCGTCAGCACGCCCTGCTCGGCGGCGACTTCTACGACTTCATCCAGACCCCGGACCGCACCGTGCACGTCATGGTCGGCGACGTGGCCGGGCACGGCCCCGACGAGGCCGCCCTGGGCGTGGCGCTGCGGATCGGTTGGCGCGCGTTGACCTTCGCCGGGCTGCGCGGCAACAGACGGATGCGTGAACTCGAACGAATTCTGAGCACCGAACGGCCCGGTTCCAGCATCTTCGCCACCGTGGTGTCGGTCGCGATGGAACCTGACGGGTTGGGCTACGACGTGGTGTCGGCCGGCCACCCCGGCATGTTGCTGCACGGGCCGGGCACGGTGGAGTGGATCCAGCCCGAGTGCGGACCCGCGCTGGGGCTCAACGGTTACGAATGGCCGCTGAACCGCTACCAACTGCCCGACGGCCACGGTCTGGTGCTGCTCACCGACGGCCTGTTCGAGGGCCGCTCCGGGCGCGGCCGAGAGCGCCTCGGCGAAGAAGGGCTGCTCGAGCTGGCGCGGGGCTACGCACATCTGCCGCCCGCCGAGTTCGTCAGCGCGCTGATCGACGACGTCGAGCAGCGCGCGCAGTCCGTCGGCGGCATCAGCGACGACATCGCGGTCGTACGGGTCGCGCGAACGGCTAGCTGA
- the tgt gene encoding tRNA guanosine(34) transglycosylase Tgt codes for MTAPNTARPSDSPARFFTVEAELPGRLGRAGTIRTPHGDIHTPAFIPVGTQATVKAVLPETMKELGAQAILANAYHLYLQPGPDIVAAAGGLGAFMNWPGPTFTDSGGFQVLSLGAGFRKVLAMDTERVQADDIIAEGKERLAAVDDDGVTFRSHLDGSTHRFTPEVSIGIQHRLGADIIFAFDELTTLVNTRGYQEQSVQRTHAWAVRCLAEHRRLAAADPDQPRQALFGVVQGAQYEDLRRQAARGLTTIVDDEGAGFDGYGIGGALEKQNLATIVGWVSSELPDDKPRHMLGISEPDDLFAAVAAGADTFDCVSPSRVARNAAVYSVTGRFNITNSRYRRDFTPIDAECDCYTCAHYTRAYLHHLFKAKEILSATLCTIHNERFTVRLVDQIRAAIRAGEFDELRAHTLGRFYAERDNRAGKCE; via the coding sequence GTGACCGCGCCGAATACTGCCCGTCCGAGCGACTCGCCGGCGCGGTTCTTCACCGTCGAGGCCGAACTGCCCGGCCGGCTGGGCCGCGCGGGCACGATCCGCACCCCGCACGGTGACATCCACACCCCGGCGTTCATCCCGGTCGGCACCCAGGCCACCGTCAAGGCGGTGTTGCCCGAAACCATGAAAGAGCTCGGTGCGCAGGCCATCCTGGCCAACGCCTATCACCTGTATCTGCAGCCGGGTCCCGACATCGTCGCCGCGGCGGGCGGGCTGGGTGCGTTCATGAACTGGCCGGGACCGACGTTCACCGACAGCGGCGGGTTCCAGGTGCTGTCGCTGGGTGCCGGGTTCCGCAAGGTGCTCGCGATGGACACCGAACGGGTGCAGGCCGACGACATCATCGCCGAGGGTAAGGAACGGCTGGCCGCGGTCGACGATGACGGCGTGACGTTCCGGTCGCATCTGGACGGCTCCACCCACCGGTTCACCCCCGAGGTGTCGATCGGGATCCAACACCGGCTCGGCGCCGACATCATCTTCGCGTTCGACGAACTGACCACGCTCGTCAACACCCGCGGCTACCAGGAACAGTCGGTGCAGCGCACGCATGCGTGGGCGGTGCGCTGCCTGGCCGAACACCGCAGGCTGGCCGCCGCGGATCCGGACCAGCCGCGCCAGGCGTTGTTCGGCGTCGTGCAGGGCGCCCAATACGAGGACCTGCGCAGGCAGGCCGCGCGCGGGTTGACGACGATCGTGGACGACGAGGGCGCCGGTTTCGACGGATACGGCATCGGCGGCGCGTTGGAGAAGCAGAACCTGGCCACCATCGTCGGCTGGGTCAGCAGCGAACTGCCCGACGACAAACCCCGCCACATGCTGGGCATCAGCGAGCCCGACGACCTGTTCGCCGCCGTGGCCGCCGGCGCGGACACCTTCGACTGCGTGTCGCCGTCGCGGGTGGCGCGCAACGCCGCGGTGTACTCGGTGACCGGGCGGTTCAACATCACCAACTCGCGGTACCGCCGCGACTTCACCCCGATCGACGCGGAGTGCGACTGCTACACCTGCGCGCACTACACCCGGGCTTATCTGCACCACCTGTTCAAGGCCAAGGAGATCCTGTCCGCGACGCTGTGCACGATCCACAACGAGCGGTTCACCGTCCGGCTCGTCGACCAGATCCGCGCGGCGATCCGGGCGGGGGAGTTCGACGAACTCCGCGCGCACACACTGGGCCGCTTTTACGCCGAAAGGGACAACCGGGCGGGAAAGTGCGAGTAG
- a CDS encoding lipoprotein LpqH — protein MKVGLVVAVGGAAIVIAGLSGCGSGDKKSETTGETSTAAAAQGKTTVTIDGQDQEVQGTVVCSSMGGNTNIAIGDATTGIGAVVSEGDSPTVQSVGLGNVNGVTLGFQQGAGQGDAKAEKDGDTYKISGTATGVDMANPMQPVNKPFEIEVTCP, from the coding sequence GTGAAGGTTGGATTAGTGGTTGCCGTCGGTGGCGCGGCCATCGTCATCGCGGGGCTTTCCGGCTGTGGGTCGGGCGACAAGAAGTCCGAGACCACCGGTGAGACGTCGACCGCTGCGGCGGCCCAGGGCAAGACGACCGTCACCATCGACGGCCAGGACCAAGAGGTTCAGGGCACCGTCGTGTGTAGTTCCATGGGCGGCAACACCAACATCGCGATCGGTGATGCGACCACCGGTATCGGCGCGGTGGTCAGCGAGGGCGATTCGCCGACGGTCCAGTCGGTGGGGCTGGGCAACGTCAACGGTGTCACGCTCGGCTTCCAGCAGGGCGCGGGTCAGGGTGACGCCAAAGCGGAGAAGGACGGCGACACCTACAAGATCAGCGGTACCGCGACGGGTGTGGATATGGCCAACCCGATGCAGCCGGTGAACAAGCCGTTCGAGATCGAGGTCACCTGCCCGTAA
- a CDS encoding DUF732 domain-containing protein yields the protein MKFAIAAIATAGAAAAMVVVPVANADAVAYLVNVHVRPGYNFPNADAAIGYGNTICDRVAAKMSYGELVDQVKADFHTADYYQGAYLINQAVNELCPAQIWQLRQSAAGYTLPA from the coding sequence ATGAAGTTCGCCATTGCCGCCATCGCCACCGCGGGAGCCGCTGCCGCGATGGTCGTTGTGCCTGTCGCCAACGCCGACGCCGTCGCGTATCTCGTCAACGTGCACGTGCGGCCGGGGTACAACTTTCCCAACGCCGATGCCGCCATCGGCTACGGCAACACCATCTGTGACCGGGTCGCGGCCAAGATGAGCTACGGGGAGCTCGTCGACCAGGTCAAGGCCGACTTCCACACCGCCGACTACTACCAGGGCGCCTACCTGATCAACCAGGCCGTCAACGAACTGTGCCCCGCGCAGATCTGGCAGCTGCGTCAGTCCGCGGCCGGCTACACGCTGCCGGCCTGA
- a CDS encoding response regulator — translation MTTEDGRAIDVLLIEDDPGDELITREAFEHNKIKNNLHVAHDGEEGLNFLYRRAPYQDVPRPDLILLDLNLPKYDGRQLLQTIKSDPDLSHIPVVILTTSSAEEDILRSYKLHANAYVTKPVDLDQFMNAVRQIDEFFVQVVRLPGR, via the coding sequence ATGACCACCGAAGACGGTCGCGCCATCGACGTGCTGCTGATCGAGGACGATCCGGGTGACGAGCTGATCACCCGAGAAGCGTTCGAGCACAACAAGATCAAGAACAATCTGCACGTCGCGCACGACGGCGAAGAGGGGCTGAACTTCCTCTACCGCCGCGCCCCCTACCAGGACGTGCCGCGGCCGGACCTCATCCTGCTGGATCTGAACCTGCCCAAATACGACGGTCGCCAGCTGCTGCAGACCATCAAGTCCGACCCTGACCTCAGCCACATCCCGGTCGTCATCCTCACCACGTCCTCCGCGGAAGAGGACATCCTGCGCAGCTACAAGCTGCACGCCAACGCCTACGTCACCAAGCCCGTCGACCTGGACCAGTTCATGAACGCGGTGCGCCAGATCGACGAGTTCTTCGTTCAGGTGGTGCGGCTGCCCGGCCGCTGA